A genomic stretch from Primulina huaijiensis isolate GDHJ02 chromosome 14, ASM1229523v2, whole genome shotgun sequence includes:
- the LOC140957941 gene encoding uncharacterized protein produces MRPPKFFGNEGGEKATSWLKSMNYLFNLVEYTPELRLKLAVYQLKDRAQLWWEATEEAIRESSQIIFWDVFRTHFIQEYLPPSYYSAKEVEFNQLVQGNMSVGEYASQFSALLAYVPHVSNSDRSKLSRFMQGLNRTIHTLVMTGAPTIYAEAVEKAKNIEASLLWGGSQQVPSFTSQASTVKPANEAAEIQS; encoded by the exons ATGCGTCCTCCAAAATTCTTTGGAAATGAAGGTGGCGAAAAGGCAACATCGTGGCTGAAAAGCATGAACTATCTATTTAATCTGGTGGAGTACACTCCAGAGCTGAGACTCAAGTTAGCTGTTTACCAACTCAAGGATCGAGCACAACTGTGGTGGGAAGCCACCGAGGAAGCAATCCGAGAATCTAGTCAGATAATTTTTTGGGATGTGTTCCGTACTCATTTTATTCAAGAATACTTGCCTCCATCTTATTATTCTGCTAAGGAAGTCGAGTTCAATCAGTTGGTTCAGGGAAATATGTCAGTGGGAGAGTACGCCTCTCAATTTTCTGCTCTACTAGCTTATGTACCTCATGTTTCTAATAGTGATCGTTCCAAGCTTTCGCGTTTCATGCAAGGACTAAATCGGACGATACATACGTTGGTTATGACTGGAGCACCAACTATTTATGCAGAAGCGGTAGAGAAAGCAAAGAATATTGAGGCTAGTTTGCTTTGGGGAGGATCACAACAGGTTCCATCTTTTACTTCCCAAG CCTCCACAGTCAAACCAGCCAACGAAGCAGCAGAAATTCAGAGCTAA
- the LOC140957287 gene encoding uncharacterized protein isoform X2, whose protein sequence is MAKVCTIAPLCKKLPHLSPLPKSSSSSPPIFFSPSTHFPNFNLRKSFLPPRPATEENDDFLLMGASDYVEQGSEFDEEEWSSEEEVEPFDIQEMESQAKLVAREYSDLLSRELKMEDEISGGKDSRRRRKKVESNRKNIPDHLLPRIAIVGRPNVGKSALFNRLVGGNKAIVVDEPGVTRDRLYGRAYWGDYEFMVVDTGGVLTISKSQADVMEELAISTTIGMEGISLACRETAVARMPSMIERQATIAVEESSVIIFLVDGQAGLSAADVEIGDWLRKNYSHKYIVLAVNKCESPRKGAIQASEFWSLGFSPLPISAISGTGTGELLGAVCSHLKKSEDSESIDIEDYVPAIAIVGRPNVGKSSILNALVGEDRTIVSPVSGTTRDAIDTEYVAPDGKKFHLIDTAGIRRRAVVASSGSTTEALSVNRALRAIRRSDVVALVIEAMACITEQDFKIAEQIDKEGKGCLIVVNKWDTIPDKNQQTTLHYEDDVREKLRILKWAPIVYSTAIQGHNVDKIIVAASMVEKERSRRLTTAILNQVVRETVAFKSPPRTRGGKRGRVYYCTQAAIRPPTFVFFVNDAKLFPETYRRYVEKQLRTSAGFTGTPIRLLWRSRRKSENSERRGCCPKETSESTKS, encoded by the exons ATGGCCAAAGTATGCACAATTGCTCCTCTCTGCAAAAAACTTCCTCACCTCTCCCCGCTACCTaaatcttcttcatcttctccCCCAATTTTCTTCTCTCCTTCCACCCACTTCCCCAACTTCAATCTTCGGAAGTCGTTTCTTCCTCCGCGGCCAGCCACCGAAGAAAACGATGATTTCTTGTTGATGGGTGCAAGCGACTATGTGGAACAAGGGTCTgaatttgatgaagaagaatGGTCATCGGAGGAGGAAGTGGAGCCGTTTGATATTCAGGAAATGGAGAGCCAAGCCAAACTAGTAGCGAGGGAATACTCGGACTTGTTGTCTCGCGAGCTAAAAATGG AAGATGAAATTTCTGGTGGAAAGGACAGTCGGAGACGGAGGAAGAAGGTCGAAAGTAACCGTAAGAAT ATTCCTGACCATCTTCTTCCAAGAATTGCAATTGTTGGGAGGCCCAATGTTGGTAAATCAGCTCTGTTCAATCGTCTTGTTGGG GGGAATAAGGCCATAGTGGTTGATGAACCTGGTGTTACCAGGGATCGTTTGTACGGTCGAGCATACTGGGGTGACTATGAATTTATGGTTGTGGATACTGGAGGTGTGCTTACAATTTCAAAGTCTCAGGCTGACGTGATGGAAGAATTAGCTATTTCAACAACTATTGGAATGGAGGGGATTTCACTTGCCTGCAGGGAGACTGCGGTTGCCAGGATGCCTTCAATGATCGAGAGACAAGCCACCATAGCTGTGGAAGAATCATCTGTCATCATATTTCTTGTTGATGGTCAG GCAGGTCTAAGTGCAGCGGATGTGGAAATAGGAGATTGGTTGCGTAAGAACTATTCACACAAATATATTGTCCTTGCCGTCAACAAATGTGAATCTCCTCGCAAAGGAGCAATACAAGCATCAGAATTCTGGTCTTTGGG GTTCTCACCCCTTCCCATATCTGCTATATCCGGTACTGGAACTGGGGAGCTTCTTGGCGCCGTTTGCTCTCACTTGAAAAAATCTGAG GATTCGGAGAGTATTGACATAGAAGATTATGTTCCTGCAATTGCCATTGTTGGCAGACCAAATGTTGGCAAGAGTAGTATTTTGAATGCTTTGGTTGGAGAGGATAGGACTATTGTCAGTCCTGTTAGCGGGACTACCCGTGATGCCATAGATACTGAATATGTTGCGCCTGATGGAAAG aaatttcATCTCATAGATACTGCTGGTATCAGAAGGAGAGCAGTTGTTGCTTCATCGGGTAGCACCACTGAGGCCTTATCTGTAAATCGAGCATTGCGTGCCATTCGTCGCTCTGACGTGGTGGCTCTAGTTATTGAAGCCATGGCCTGCATAACAGAGCAG GATTTCAAGATTGCTGAACAAATAGATAAAGAAGGAAAGGGTTGCCTAATTGTTGTGAACAAATGGGACACCATTCCTGATAAGAATCAGCAAACGACTCTACACTATGAAGATGATGTCAGGGAGAAGCTCCGCATTCTTAAATGGGCTCCTATTGTATACTCGACGGCAATACAAGGGCATAATGTTGACAA AATAATTGTGGCTGCTAGCATGGTTGAGAAAGAGAGATCTAGGAGGTTGACCACGGCTATATTAAATCAAGTGGTACGAGAAACAGTTGCATTCAAGTCACCTCCAAGAACTAGAGGAGGAAAAAGAGGACGTGTTTATTATTGTACTCAG GCAGCCATCCGGCCACCTACTTTTGTCTTCTTTGTAAATGACGCAAAGCTTTTCCCTGAAACATATCGTCGATATGTGGAGAAACAGTTAAGAACAAGCGCAGGTTTTACAGGCACACCAATTCGGCTTCTGTGGCGTAGCAGAAGAAAGTCGGAGAATAGTGAAAG GAGAGGATGCTGCCCCAAGGAAACAAGTGAATCTACCAAAAGCTGA
- the LOC140957287 gene encoding uncharacterized protein isoform X1 has translation MAKVCTIAPLCKKLPHLSPLPKSSSSSPPIFFSPSTHFPNFNLRKSFLPPRPATEENDDFLLMGASDYVEQGSEFDEEEWSSEEEVEPFDIQEMESQAKLVAREYSDLLSRELKMEDEISGGKDSRRRRKKVESNRKNIPDHLLPRIAIVGRPNVGKSALFNRLVGGNKAIVVDEPGVTRDRLYGRAYWGDYEFMVVDTGGVLTISKSQADVMEELAISTTIGMEGISLACRETAVARMPSMIERQATIAVEESSVIIFLVDGQAGLSAADVEIGDWLRKNYSHKYIVLAVNKCESPRKGAIQASEFWSLGFSPLPISAISGTGTGELLGAVCSHLKKSEDSESIDIEDYVPAIAIVGRPNVGKSSILNALVGEDRTIVSPVSGTTRDAIDTEYVAPDGKKFHLIDTAGIRRRAVVASSGSTTEALSVNRALRAIRRSDVVALVIEAMACITEQDFKIAEQIDKEGKGCLIVVNKWDTIPDKNQQTTLHYEDDVREKLRILKWAPIVYSTAIQGHNVDKIIVAASMVEKERSRRLTTAILNQVVRETVAFKSPPRTRGGKRGRVYYCTQAAIRPPTFVFFVNDAKLFPETYRRYVEKQLRTSAGFTGTPIRLLWRSRRKSENSERCDAAPRKQVNLPKAD, from the exons ATGGCCAAAGTATGCACAATTGCTCCTCTCTGCAAAAAACTTCCTCACCTCTCCCCGCTACCTaaatcttcttcatcttctccCCCAATTTTCTTCTCTCCTTCCACCCACTTCCCCAACTTCAATCTTCGGAAGTCGTTTCTTCCTCCGCGGCCAGCCACCGAAGAAAACGATGATTTCTTGTTGATGGGTGCAAGCGACTATGTGGAACAAGGGTCTgaatttgatgaagaagaatGGTCATCGGAGGAGGAAGTGGAGCCGTTTGATATTCAGGAAATGGAGAGCCAAGCCAAACTAGTAGCGAGGGAATACTCGGACTTGTTGTCTCGCGAGCTAAAAATGG AAGATGAAATTTCTGGTGGAAAGGACAGTCGGAGACGGAGGAAGAAGGTCGAAAGTAACCGTAAGAAT ATTCCTGACCATCTTCTTCCAAGAATTGCAATTGTTGGGAGGCCCAATGTTGGTAAATCAGCTCTGTTCAATCGTCTTGTTGGG GGGAATAAGGCCATAGTGGTTGATGAACCTGGTGTTACCAGGGATCGTTTGTACGGTCGAGCATACTGGGGTGACTATGAATTTATGGTTGTGGATACTGGAGGTGTGCTTACAATTTCAAAGTCTCAGGCTGACGTGATGGAAGAATTAGCTATTTCAACAACTATTGGAATGGAGGGGATTTCACTTGCCTGCAGGGAGACTGCGGTTGCCAGGATGCCTTCAATGATCGAGAGACAAGCCACCATAGCTGTGGAAGAATCATCTGTCATCATATTTCTTGTTGATGGTCAG GCAGGTCTAAGTGCAGCGGATGTGGAAATAGGAGATTGGTTGCGTAAGAACTATTCACACAAATATATTGTCCTTGCCGTCAACAAATGTGAATCTCCTCGCAAAGGAGCAATACAAGCATCAGAATTCTGGTCTTTGGG GTTCTCACCCCTTCCCATATCTGCTATATCCGGTACTGGAACTGGGGAGCTTCTTGGCGCCGTTTGCTCTCACTTGAAAAAATCTGAG GATTCGGAGAGTATTGACATAGAAGATTATGTTCCTGCAATTGCCATTGTTGGCAGACCAAATGTTGGCAAGAGTAGTATTTTGAATGCTTTGGTTGGAGAGGATAGGACTATTGTCAGTCCTGTTAGCGGGACTACCCGTGATGCCATAGATACTGAATATGTTGCGCCTGATGGAAAG aaatttcATCTCATAGATACTGCTGGTATCAGAAGGAGAGCAGTTGTTGCTTCATCGGGTAGCACCACTGAGGCCTTATCTGTAAATCGAGCATTGCGTGCCATTCGTCGCTCTGACGTGGTGGCTCTAGTTATTGAAGCCATGGCCTGCATAACAGAGCAG GATTTCAAGATTGCTGAACAAATAGATAAAGAAGGAAAGGGTTGCCTAATTGTTGTGAACAAATGGGACACCATTCCTGATAAGAATCAGCAAACGACTCTACACTATGAAGATGATGTCAGGGAGAAGCTCCGCATTCTTAAATGGGCTCCTATTGTATACTCGACGGCAATACAAGGGCATAATGTTGACAA AATAATTGTGGCTGCTAGCATGGTTGAGAAAGAGAGATCTAGGAGGTTGACCACGGCTATATTAAATCAAGTGGTACGAGAAACAGTTGCATTCAAGTCACCTCCAAGAACTAGAGGAGGAAAAAGAGGACGTGTTTATTATTGTACTCAG GCAGCCATCCGGCCACCTACTTTTGTCTTCTTTGTAAATGACGCAAAGCTTTTCCCTGAAACATATCGTCGATATGTGGAGAAACAGTTAAGAACAAGCGCAGGTTTTACAGGCACACCAATTCGGCTTCTGTGGCGTAGCAGAAGAAAGTCGGAGAATAGTGAAAGGTGC GATGCTGCCCCAAGGAAACAAGTGAATCTACCAAAAGCTGACTGA
- the LOC140958108 gene encoding 1-acyl-sn-glycerol-3-phosphate acyltransferase 2-like isoform X1: MAVAAAVILPIGLLFLVSGLIINLFQAIVFVLVRPLSKSAYRRFNKIIIELLWLEPIWLLDWWANIKVELYADQETFELLGKEHALLICNHRSDIDWIVGWVLAQRAGCLGSALAIIKKEAKFLPVIGWSMWFSGYIFLERNWAKDESTLKSGFERLNDFPMPFWLALFVEGTRFTEAKLLAAQDYAMSAGLPVPRNVLIPRTKGFVAAVTHLRSFVPVIYNITVAIPKSEPRPTLLRIFRGRSSVVHVHIERRLMQELPETGSEISQWCKDIWVAKDALLEGHLAKDTFGENIRHEIGRPKKSLLVVVFWSCILIFIAVTIFEWCPFSWAEVAAFAVFLALITILMQIFITVSQSEYSDPPKARQPDPLTQTLLES; encoded by the exons ATGGCGGTCGCAGCTGCAGTGATTCTGCCAATAGGTCTCCTCTTCCTTGTTTCTGGCCTCATTATCAACCTCTTTCAG gCCATTGTGTTCGTTCTTGTTCGTCCACTGTCAAAAAGTGCTTACAGAAGGttcaacaaaataattataGAACTGCTTTGGTTGGAACCCATCTGGCTTCTTGACTGGTGGGCAAACATTAAG GTTGAGCTGTATGCAGATCAAGAAACTTTTGAATTACTGG GTAAAGAACACGCTCTTCTCATTTGTAACCACAGAAGTGATATTGACTGGATTGTCGGATGGGTCTTAGCTCAG CGCGCGGGTTGCCTTGGCAGCGCACTAGCTATAATTAAGAAAGAAGCAAAGTTCCTGCCT GTTATAGGTTGGTCAATGTGGTTTTCTGGCTATATTTTTCTTGAGAGAAATTGGGCCAAAGATGAGAGCACACTGAAG TCAGGATTTGAAAGGCTAAATGATTTTCCCATGCCATTTTGGTTGGCTCTTTTTGTTGAAGGAACACGGTTTACGGAGGCAAAGCTTCTAGCAGCCCAAGACTATGCCATGTCTGCTGGGTTGCCTGTTCCAAGAAACGTTTTGATTCCTCGTACTAAG GGTTTTGTTGCAGCAGTAACTCATTTACGCTCATTCGTTCCTGTTATCTACAACATTACAGTGGCTATCCCAAAAAGTGAGCCACGACCAACACTGTTGAGAATTTTCAGGGGACGCTCTTCTGTG GTACACGTACATATTGAACGACGTCTAATGCAAGAATTGCCTGAAACAGGCAGTGAGATTTCACAATGGTGCAAAGATATTTGGGTAGCAAAG GATGCTTTATTAGAAGGACATCTTGCCAAAGACACGTTTGGTGAGAACATACGCCATGAAATTGGCAGGCCAAAGAAATCTTTACtg GTTGTCGTCTTCTGGTCATGCATCCTCATTTTTATCGCTGTGACAATTTTTGAATGGTGTCCATTCTCATGGGCAGAAGTTGCTGCTTTTGCAGTTTTCTTGGCCCTAATTACGATCCTCATGCAGATTTTCATTACTGTTTCACAGTCGGAATATTCTGATCCTCCAAAGGCACGACAGCCGGATCCCTTGACACAGACACTTTTGGAAAGCTGA
- the LOC140958108 gene encoding 1-acyl-sn-glycerol-3-phosphate acyltransferase 2-like isoform X2: MAVAAAVILPIGLLFLVSGLIINLFQAIVFVLVRPLSKSAYRRFNKIIIELLWLEPIWLLDWWANIKVELYADQETFELLGKEHALLICNHRSDIDWIVGWVLAQRAGCLGSALAIIKKEAKFLPVIGWSMWFSGYIFLERNWAKDESTLKSGFERLNDFPMPFWLALFVEGTRFTEAKLLAAQDYAMSAGLPVPRNVLIPRTKGFVAAVTHLRSFVPVIYNITVAIPKSEPRPTLLRIFRGRSSVVHVHIERRLMQELPETGSEISQWCKDIWVAKDALLEGHLAKDTFGENIRHEIGRPKKSLLIFITVSQSEYSDPPKARQPDPLTQTLLES, encoded by the exons ATGGCGGTCGCAGCTGCAGTGATTCTGCCAATAGGTCTCCTCTTCCTTGTTTCTGGCCTCATTATCAACCTCTTTCAG gCCATTGTGTTCGTTCTTGTTCGTCCACTGTCAAAAAGTGCTTACAGAAGGttcaacaaaataattataGAACTGCTTTGGTTGGAACCCATCTGGCTTCTTGACTGGTGGGCAAACATTAAG GTTGAGCTGTATGCAGATCAAGAAACTTTTGAATTACTGG GTAAAGAACACGCTCTTCTCATTTGTAACCACAGAAGTGATATTGACTGGATTGTCGGATGGGTCTTAGCTCAG CGCGCGGGTTGCCTTGGCAGCGCACTAGCTATAATTAAGAAAGAAGCAAAGTTCCTGCCT GTTATAGGTTGGTCAATGTGGTTTTCTGGCTATATTTTTCTTGAGAGAAATTGGGCCAAAGATGAGAGCACACTGAAG TCAGGATTTGAAAGGCTAAATGATTTTCCCATGCCATTTTGGTTGGCTCTTTTTGTTGAAGGAACACGGTTTACGGAGGCAAAGCTTCTAGCAGCCCAAGACTATGCCATGTCTGCTGGGTTGCCTGTTCCAAGAAACGTTTTGATTCCTCGTACTAAG GGTTTTGTTGCAGCAGTAACTCATTTACGCTCATTCGTTCCTGTTATCTACAACATTACAGTGGCTATCCCAAAAAGTGAGCCACGACCAACACTGTTGAGAATTTTCAGGGGACGCTCTTCTGTG GTACACGTACATATTGAACGACGTCTAATGCAAGAATTGCCTGAAACAGGCAGTGAGATTTCACAATGGTGCAAAGATATTTGGGTAGCAAAG GATGCTTTATTAGAAGGACATCTTGCCAAAGACACGTTTGGTGAGAACATACGCCATGAAATTGGCAGGCCAAAGAAATCTTTACtg ATTTTCATTACTGTTTCACAGTCGGAATATTCTGATCCTCCAAAGGCACGACAGCCGGATCCCTTGACACAGACACTTTTGGAAAGCTGA